One Leptospira venezuelensis genomic window, CTTCAAAACTAAAAAATAATAATAAAGAAAATTTGCAGTCATGTCCGCTTAACGACCAAGGTGTTCCGACGTTTGCAATGGCGCGAGACTTGCTCTGCAAGGCGAGTGACAGAAGCAAATGTGGCGAAGCCCGAGCGAGAGTCGCGTAGCGATCTCGAAGCGGAGCGGAAGCACCGATAGTTAAGCGCTGGTTGAGTTTCTTAATGAACTTTTAAGATCTCTCTCAATTTCAAAGAAATTTCATCTGCTTTATTCAAAACCATAAAATGACCTCCATCGGCAATAGAAATCGGAGCTTTTATGAGCTTAAATGGAAATAATCTATCATTAGTTCCATGCAAATGAATTAAGTCAGATTGATAATCTTGATTATCCCATTTTAATATAGATTTCAAGGCCCATTTAAGAAAGCTACCGTCAGTATTTGTTATGAAACTTTTTAAAAGATCTATATCCTCTTTAGAAGTAATTCCGAAATAGTAGCTTAAAATTGGGTTATATAATTTTAGCAAAAACGATGGAATTATGCTAATTAGCCTTAGAAAGCTAATAATACGATAAATTACAGGCTTCTCTGAATTCGATTTAATACTTGAGATAATAACGATTTGTTTTACTAAGATGTGTTTCGAAATCTCCAAAGCCATTATCCCACCGAAAGAAACACCCATTAAAATAACTTCATCCTTTAAATCAATTTGGCTTAGTAATCTCTTTGAGTATTTTGAAAGAGGTTCATTTAATTCTGGCTTTATCCAAGATATATATTTTATATTTATATTTCCGAAATTGAGCCTATGAAATACTCGTTCGTCCGCCCCTAACCCACTTATTAAATAGATGTTCTTCACTTTTTCTTTTTACGGAACATTTAACGCAACTGGCGCTTAACGACTAAGGCTTGACGACGTTGGCGAGCTGAACGTAGTGAAGACAGACACGAGAATTGCTTTGCAATTCGAGTGACTGAGCCAATGTGCCGAAGGCCAAGCGAGAGTTGCGAAGCAATCTCGAAGCGATGCGTCAGAGCCGACAGTTATACGCCGTGACAACTTAAATCTCAAATATTGCATTAATATTCTTCTTATAACATTCAAGACAATCAGGCCTTGCGACTGAAGTGATACAATCCTTTCCACAGCTATGGCAATATTTCATATTCAATTTAAAATCAGAGTTTTTAAACCAATTTAAGTGACATCCCCTACATAAAGGTTGTTCAGCCTTTTTCATAACCCTTTTCTGACATTCAATACAAAATGAATCTTTATTATAAAAAAGATCAACCACTCTATCTGGAACAAATGGATAATTATTAGGAACGATATAATTCTCCAAATCATAGATATGAGCGCGATTTAAAATCAAATCTTCGATTGGAAAAATATATGGATAAATATTTTCGGTCTTCTCGTAAAACAAACCTAAACAGATTAAAACTCGATTTTTGATATTTAGTTCTAAAAATCTAGCATATTGATTTTTCGAAATGAAATCGATTGTCCCAATTCTTTTGATGTCTGCGTTTAATTTAACTTTTTCCTTTTCTGTTCTTTTCTTTAACTCGAACTCATTAATAAGATTTTCTATCTCATCCAGAATCTTCGTGATATTTCTATACTTACATTCTACATAAAACTCAATATTAAGATCAGTATCTTTAAATTTATAATCAGGTAATAAAGAATCTTCCACGTAGTCTTTTGAATTTTGGTCATAATTATGTGTCTTGTGAAGTAAGTTATAAATGTCTTTAGGAAAGAGAACTTCCCTTACAAATTCTTCATATTCTTCTCCATTTGCAAAAGATTTAGGCTTATGTAGCTTTTTTGCAAAGACTTTCGAGATATATTGCAGTATTTGTTCTAGTTCATTCATATCTTGTCATGGCGTATAACGACCAAGGTTTGACGACGTTCCGCGAGTCCGAAGGACTTGGCACGAGGCTTGCTTCGCAAGACGAGTGCCAAAGCGGAATGTGCCGAAGGCCAAGCGAGAGTCGCGTAGCGATCTCGAAGCGCAGCGTCAGAACCGACAGTTAGACGCAGTGGCATTATGCAGATTACCTAGAGCCTTTTCTTACTCGAATAGTTCTCATTCTATTCATAAATTTTCCCACAATAGAGAAAGGTTGCAAATTTATTCCACAAATTATCACTTATTCCCTGGCTTTTACCGAAATCGCTAGCATCTGCCCAAGCAATTGCGCTATCAAAATAAGCGCCCAATGTTATATTCTCCCAACCGTTATGAGTTGAATCAAAAGAATTTTTAGGCGTTCTTTTTTCAAATTCAAGATCTTCATTTATTTCTTTTAACAAAGCCTTTGCAAAATTTAAAAATGAATCTTCGTCGTGAACCGTTTCCAGTAAGTTATGTAATTCCATTTCTTTCATAATGATTTCAATACCAAAGCAAACAAATCAGACGTAAGGAATATTCATTAGCATCTTGATTAACTAAATGTGAAAAATTTATGCCATTGCGTCTAACGACCAAGGTGTTCCGACGTTTTGCAGTTGGCACGAGCTTGCCGCTGCAAGCGCAGTGACAATGCAAAATGTGGCGAAGCCCGAGCGAGTGGACGCTTTAGCGATCCACGAGCGGAGCGGAAGCACCGATAGTTAGACGTCGTATTGATTCTTCAATCAGCTGAAGTAGCATAACCAGTAACCGAAATGCATCTCGTAAAAAAATAGAATTCGTCAGTAAATTTAGCATTTTTAAGTCCTTTTTTCCCGGGCGCGTGCTTCAACGCATCTATAATCGCGAGATTCATTAAGGGATGCGGAGGAGAACTGAAAAAAGGACAGTGCCTACCGGAAACAAATATATCTTTGTCACTCACGTTACTTGGGTTCATATCTACAACCTTATAGTAACCCCAACTAACAGTAGTTCCACAATTTATAATTATGGAAGCGATCGTTATGAGAGCCAATCTGATCAATTAACTTTTTTCCTTTTCGACATAGTATATTAATACGCAAGGAACCAAAGACCGACGATGACTAAGCACAATTTCTAGATTTTCAATCTTTGTTTTTCCCGTTGATTTTCTAAATTTCTCCAAAGAATCTCCAATGATGGTGGGATACCTACCGCAATGTTCGAATTCTTTCTTCTCTACATGTTCGTTTAAATATTTTGCTTCAGATAATTCTATATATCCGATTGTCTCAGACATCGAAACACAGGAAGTAATGAGAAAAGAAACTGCTATTAATTTTTTCATTGTCTTTAACATTAAGAATACATTTGTCAATATGACGTCTAACGACCAAGGTGTTCCGACGTTTGCGAGGGCGCGAGGCTTGCCACTGTAAGACGAGTGACGGAAGCAAATGTGGCGAAGCCCGAGTGAGTGGTCGCGTTAGCGATCCGCGAACGTAGCGGAAGCACCGATAGTTATACGCCGTGCTTTATTTATTAACTAGCTTGAAGTTCTTGAAACTTCTTAATCGTTTTTAGTTCACTTTTAAGCTCATACTGCTTAATTTCTAAATCATAATGGGCCTGTATTGATAACCAAAACTCTGGAGAATTACCAAAAAATTTAGAAAATCTAAGTGCAGTGTCTGCAGTAATAGAACGACGACCATGAACTATTTCACTAATTCGTTTCTGATCAATATGAGTTGATTGAGCAAGCTTATAGGCAGTTATTCCCATGGGTTTCAAGAAATCTTCTAATAAGATTTCGCCAGGATGGATATTCATTAATTCTTTATTCATCACTTATTCTGCCTAATGATAATCGACTATCTCAACATTTGAAGCATTCCCATTTTCCCAAGAAAAGCATATCCGATATTGCATATTTATACTTATGCTATACTGGCCTTGCCTATCCCCAGACAATGCATGAAGTCTATTTCCGAGAGGAATTTTTAAATCTTCAATATTCTTTGCGCTATCTATGTGAATTAATTTCCTTCTAGCTGTTCTCTGAATTTCTTTCGGAAACTTTTTAGAAAACTTACCTAACCAAATAATTTCAGATTCTTTATCGTAGAATGATAGAATCACAACCTATGATAGCGCTGGCCACCACTGGTGTCAATCACCATTATTTATAAATTTCTATAAAATTTTACAAATCTTGTCAAGTGCAGAGCTAATGAATTTTATTGCTTTAAATGATATTTAAAGCATGGCGTATAACGACCAAGGTGTTCCGACGTTTTGCGTTTGGCACGAGCTTGCTACTGCAAGCGCAGTGACAATGCAAAATGTGGCGTAGCCCGAGCGAGAGTCGCGTAGCGATCTCGAAGCGGAGCGGAAGCACCGACAGTTAGACGACGTTTTGAAATATATAATGAAAATTCAAATATTCAGAGATTCTGAATATATTCTCTCGTCTTCTTTCCAAAGAAAGTTTTTATTTTGTTGAATATCGCATCGTCATTCAAATTTTCAAGAAAGCAAGTACAGACTGCGTTATTTAAATTGCTAAACTCACTCTGAAAGCTATCCTCAATAAAATTAAACAATTTCGTTAATTGCTCTTCCGATAATTTTTCAAAGCTTTCCGTGAAATAATGGCTAAATTCAGCAAAAATACCGTGTATAGTAATAGCCGTTTTCTTTTCGATGAAAATTGAACCATCAAGGTATATTTGAAAATTCGGAAAGATTTTTATTAGATCCTTTAATAGTGCATCACTACTTCCAGCATCATCTAATAAAATAAAATCTAAATTCATTGCATTTATTATGGCAGAAGGTATTCTTTTAAAGTTTTATTGTCTAAAATAAATATTTTCAAAATGTCGGATAACGACCAAGGTGTTCCGACGTTTGCGATGGCGCGAGTTTGCCCTGCAAACGAAGTGACAGAAGCAAATGTGGCGAAGCCCGAGCGAGAGGTGCGTTAGCAATCTCGAAGCGTAGCGGAAGCACCGACAGTTAGCCGAAGTGGAATTTAATTTTGCGTTATTTCATTTAAGTATTCAATTTGATTATCGTTGAGATACTTGTAATTGATTTTTATTTTATTAGGAGCATTTTCTTTAAGAAAGAGATATATACCTCGGATCAACGGGATAGCATTTTCAGACAATGGGATAGAATTTCCTGCAGCAAAATAGCCAATTTCATTTAGCTTAATACGCTCATCGCCAATATCCAGATCAATAGAAAGTTGATAATGTGATTTACTTTGTGTAGCTTTAATTATTAAATCTGAAATCTCATGATAACTAAATTCTTTTCGGTGAAATAATGTAACAATTCCAGAAATATATATTTTCTTCGGAGTTACAATTACATAGCTCTTAATAGTATAAAGAGCTACTAGTGCAAATACCGAGAATACCCCCAACAGTTGGCGGTTGTATGTTCTAATCTCCTTTTTCTTTAGCTTCTTATCAATAAATCTCCACTTCAAAATTAGTAACAAGGTAGGAAAACCTATAATCCCGGTTATCCATAAAAGAAGCATTACATGCATGCCACCATAATAGGTACCAATTACATTTTCTATTCCTGAGGCCACAGCAACTATTTGCAAAAATTTTTGAACGAGAATGACTCCGAATAAAGCATAGGCAACAAATGGGGAAGCGATTATTAGAATAATAGGAAACATTAGAATTGTCCCTAAAATATCCGAGCTATCGCTTACATTCTTTCTCCTATTTACTTTCTTACTACTTCTTTGCATATGAATTCCATTTCGGCTAACGACCAAGGTGTTCCGACGTTTGCGATGGCCCGAGCTTGCTCTGCAAGCGAAGTGACAGAAGCAAATGTGGCGAAGCCCGAGTGAGTGGTCACGTTAGTGATCCACGAACGGAGCGGAAGCACCGTAAGTTAGGCGTAGTTTGGCGCTAATAAAAGTAAGACAGATTATTATAGAATTACTATAATTTTGCCCGAACAAATTTATAAAAATCGGAAGGAGGAGGAATATTAGGCCAATTAAAACTATCGAGAGTCGCTAATGCGCGAATCCGAAGCCTTATCCACATAATGTCAGAAGCCAAGGCTTCAATAGTCCAATGTTGGGCATTAATATCGCCACTATTCTGATCTAGTATTGAGTCAATTTCATCTAATAATTTAGTTTGTTCCTCATTCAAAGTGTTACCCAAGTCATTTTTAACAGCTTGATATGCATTATCAAAATCAAGAGCAAGTTCGTCAGCTATACAAACAAAATCAGGAAAAAGCTTATTCTGAATTTCTGCCGATTGAGCAAGCGCTTGGAGAGCGTATTTTAGTAAGATTAATTTTTCTGTAATAGGCAGATTAGTCATTTGGATAATCCTATTTGCTTATCAAGATCAGGCCGTTAGTAGAATTAGCAATTTAGTTGAGCTTAACTTATTCACTTTGATAATCAAATTCTCGCCAAATTGCGCACAACGACCGAGGTGCTCCGACGTTCGCAACGGCACGAGTTTGCTAATGCAAACGAAGTGACGGAAGCGAATGTGCCGAAGCCCGAGCGAGTGGTCGCGAAAGCGATCTACGAGCGGAGCGGAGGCACCGCAAGTTATCCGACGTTTCAGACACTATTACTAATAAATTTACACCCTGCGAAGCGAAAGAATTTAGTGTAACAAAATCTGTCCGCCTCTCAATGCTATCATCAAACACCACAAGCCGCACTAAATGAAAAGCCGGAATCGAAAGATGCACTTCAAAATATGGCGGCTATTAGAAAAAAGCAGCTAATTAATTTCCAAGCAACCAATCGTTCAAATTTAACGAACGAACAACTCGAAATTAATAAACAAACAAAAAAACAAATTCTGGATGAAATGTTCGGATAACGACCAAGGCTTGACGACGTTGGCGAGCTGAACGAAGTGAAGACAGGCACGAGAATTGCTCTGCAATTCGAGTGACTGAGCCAATGTGCCGGAGGCCGAGCGAGAGTCGCGCAGCGATCTCGAAGCGAAGCGTCAGAGCCGCAAGTTAGGCGCTGTATCGCTCAAAACACAGTGCACCAAAGCTCTACTCTATAATATCTACTACCAAAGCAAAGGTAAAGCAAAGAAGAATTTGCTATTTAAATATAAAGTAGCGAACCCTTTTCGATTCTTTTGATGAAAGAGATGCAAGAGTTCTATTAAATTCCTAACATACTGTAGAGCTTTTCAAGCCTACGATATAAAACAAGAAAAGGGTGAAAAGCGACCCGACTTTAAGTGGATTCTCATTTGATTTTAAAACAGAATTCAAAACTTCTATCTTAAAAATAAAAAAGAAAATCGCGATATTGCGCCTAACGACCAAGGCTTGACGACGTTTGCGATGGCACGAGTTTGCGCATGCAAACGAAGTGACTGAAGCAAATGTGGCGAAGCCCGAGCGAGTGGTCGCGAAGCGATCCGCGAGCGGAGCGGAAGCACCGATAGTTATACGCCGTGCAAATTTCTTTAAAAAGAATATCCCACAGAAAGATGAATCAAAGCAGTTATAACTTCAGGTTCCTTAAACATAGCTGCCTTAGTAAAAGCTATATCTAATAAGGAACTTGGATAATTGTTAGGAAGAATTCCTCTTTCATCAGAATAAACATATACTTTGTCTTCACTGTGAATAGTTTTCAGAAGACCAAATTCAAACTTTATAAAGAAACCATCTAACGTTTGCCACTTAAATCCCCCTCCAAATGAAGAGAATATGGCATTTTTACGCTCCGCAGTATAAGATAGAGAATTAGTATGATTGCCAGGCAGAATTCCTGGAACATTCTGATCATAACTAACTTTAAATCCATAGTCCGGCAATATTCCAAGGTGCGTTGATATAAAGAAAATACCATCAAAAGGAAAATAGTTAAGATATATATCAGAAGAAAACTTTTTTAAATTTTCAAATTTATCGCATGCTGGACCAATAAAAAGAAAACTATTATAATCTTGCCGAGGAATACAACTTAGGGAGTTGTTATCTATAAAATCATTCCCTAATCTTCTAAGCGTTCTATGAAAATTTAAACCAATTGTAAGATTTCCTTTGATGTGATAATCAAGACTAAGAGTTTCAAGGGAGAAATTTCCATTTTGAGAAATACCTAAGCCAATATCGAATGGTTTCTGTTCTCGCAATTGTTTCTGAGTAAGATTCTGGCTATATGCAGCTGTAGAGAATACTAATAAAATAAGAATGAAAATTTTCTTCATCAATTTCCCTTGTGTTTGCATGGCGTATAACGACCAAGGTGTTCCGACGTTTGCAATGGCACGAGACTTGCTCCTGCAAGGCGAGTGACAGAAGCAAATGTGGCGAAGCCCGAGCGAGTGGTCGCGTAAGCAATCCATGAGCGAAGCGGAAGCACCGATAGTTAGGCTATGGATGGACTTTAACTACCTTTACTTTCCGATTTATCCAACCAATAATTTCATAATAGGCTCCAGTATGCCAAATTTTCCTAATACCCCTAATGCAATTATGAATATAAGCAGCTTAATTGGATATAGTAACGTTGAGATCCCAATAACAAGTAAGAAAATATGTATTTTGAAAGGACCTTTTTTATAATTCGGGTCATTATGAAAATATTTATAATTCAAAGATTCCGACTTATACATTTGCAAGAAGACAATAGAAAAAAATACGAAGACAAATAATTTTAAGAGGGAAATTGCAACATTTGAGTCTTGTTTACCAAACCCTGAGTCCTCCATTAGCGCACAGATCATTGCTATTGGAATATAAATTATCATATAAGAAAAGGTCGTTTTAGTAAAACTTCTTTTTTCTTCTTTAATTTTCTGCTCTAAATCGCTATCCATCAGTCTCTCATTCTGACATATTCATGTTAATTCTATCAACATGCAATTGATCAAATTTCACTCTTTAGAAGCGAATAATTTTTGTTCAAATGTAAATTTCCATCTGTCGCCTAACGACCAAGGTGTTCCGACGTTCGCAATGGCGCGAGTTTGCTCTGCAAACGAAGTGACGGAAGCGAATGTGGCGTAGCCCAAGCGAGAGTCGCGTAGCGATCTCGAAGCGCTGCGGAAGCACCGATAGTTAGGCGTAGTGCTTTCTCGATCGAAACGTTTTACTTCTTATTTGTATTGTCTCTTTTTTCAATTTGCTCTTTACTATTTTTGGGGAGCCGTTCGAATAGAGACTTTAGCTTCTGGGGTTTTGAAATTCTATCTTCTATTATTTCGTTTACTAAATCGAATAATGGCAACGCTACTTCCTCAATATCTTCTTCATTTAGTTCTCCCGGGTGCACTGCTTTATTTCCGATCACGCGCACTATGTCTAACGCTTGTTGCACTTCAACAGGAAGTCCTTTTGAAACTAAATTACCTATATCAGAATTAAGATCCTTACCAGGCTCTCCTAAATGAACACATAATTTTTGGATAGATAGGCGCAATAATGCACATGCTCCTTTAGATGAGATATTGATAATGCTGCGTGCTTCCATATAATCTTTCTTAACGTTCTCAGGCATATATGGATGCGGTAATGGAGCTCGAGATCCATCGGGTATAATCATAATGGAGTTTATAACTACATTTTCCTCATTAACCTGAGTAAACCAATAGTTATCTTCGTAACAATGAGCACATCGAGCAAGGTATATAGGCGTTCGTTCACTTCTATATGGGCCCAAAGTGCTTGTTGTCTCTGACCACTGCATATTGGCAAACGCACCACAAACTGGACAGCTATATGCTCTTAATTTAAATTGAGGGGGAATAAATTTGC contains:
- a CDS encoding HigA family addiction module antitoxin, coding for MNKELMNIHPGEILLEDFLKPMGITAYKLAQSTHIDQKRISEIVHGRRSITADTALRFSKFFGNSPEFWLSIQAHYDLEIKQYELKSELKTIKKFQELQAS
- a CDS encoding DUF7674 family protein, which translates into the protein MNLDFILLDDAGSSDALLKDLIKIFPNFQIYLDGSIFIEKKTAITIHGIFAEFSHYFTESFEKLSEEQLTKLFNFIEDSFQSEFSNLNNAVCTCFLENLNDDAIFNKIKTFFGKKTREYIQNL
- a CDS encoding DUF4145 domain-containing protein; translated protein: MSKFIPPQFKLRAYSCPVCGAFANMQWSETTSTLGPYRSERTPIYLARCAHCYEDNYWFTQVNEENVVINSIMIIPDGSRAPLPHPYMPENVKKDYMEARSIINISSKGACALLRLSIQKLCVHLGEPGKDLNSDIGNLVSKGLPVEVQQALDIVRVIGNKAVHPGELNEEDIEEVALPLFDLVNEIIEDRISKPQKLKSLFERLPKNSKEQIEKRDNTNKK
- a CDS encoding alpha/beta hydrolase, whose product is MKNIYLISGLGADERVFHRLNFGNINIKYISWIKPELNEPLSKYSKRLLSQIDLKDEVILMGVSFGGIMALEISKHILVKQIVIISSIKSNSEKPVIYRIISFLRLISIIPSFLLKLYNPILSYYFGITSKEDIDLLKSFITNTDGSFLKWALKSILKWDNQDYQSDLIHLHGTNDRLFPFKLIKAPISIADGGHFMVLNKADEISLKLREILKVH
- a CDS encoding type II toxin-antitoxin system RelE/ParE family toxin, translated to MILSFYDKESEIIWLGKFSKKFPKEIQRTARRKLIHIDSAKNIEDLKIPLGNRLHALSGDRQGQYSISINMQYRICFSWENGNASNVEIVDYH